The Acropora muricata isolate sample 2 chromosome 7, ASM3666990v1, whole genome shotgun sequence genomic interval TTTATGACCAGCTCTAAATTCCTTTCAAGTGAAAACGTTTCTGATGTTGTTGTCTTATCAACACCTGAagaattgcaataaaaaaaaaccacgAATAGCATCTTTCACTCTTGACAAACCTTCATGTTTAAGTTAACAATGGCTTAAATCGTTTATTTTGTAACTAAGTGAATAAAACAAACAACGATCTCAAacgaaacatgtttcttgccaCATATCAAAATATCAGATAAGTACCTAATCGAAAGTGGAATAATATCATTGTAGTTgtaatcatttgaaaactcaATCTGTTACCTGTAGTTAACAACTGCGTTCTCCAAGGGTTCGTAGAAAGATGTCCTTAATTTGAAAACTCAGTGAGGTGCTTAGCCGCAGCCTTTTTGCATGGAGGGGTTCCTAATATATATTGCTTGCCCTATTGACAATTGAGCGCCGGAAGCTCTTTTTAATAGGGAGCATGCTTCCCcggaaaatttttgaattttgggtCTTCAGAAATGGCGTTTCCTTGATTTTTAGCACAAATTTCCAATAACTTCAGCGCTTCGCTTAACGTAGTTAGCATTTCTAAGGGAATTGTAAATGTCGCTTCCAAGGGTTCGAAGAAAGACGTCCTTGATATGCTGACCAGATTCTTGACAAAAGCTTTATTCCAACCATCCTTCCTCTCATACTTTATTTGGTGGTCTTTCGATTCCTGTCCAACCTGCTGAGGCAGCGTCGCGTTATCTGCGCTGTTCTAATTCCTTTGTCAGCCTGTGCCCTATCTCGTTAGCGTATCATTAAAGAGCAGTATTAAAGATTCTGTGACAGGTTGTCAGTGTATTAACAACAATTCGATTTCTGACCTTTACTGGACTCTTCCACcggagaaatttgaaaaaagaggAGATGATAGACTCGATCCTGTCTCATGTCTAATGCGGTGCAATGTTGTCCACAGGAAATTCTTGCCCTGCTCAACTTTGTACAGAGTCGACCATGAAACTTAACCAAGGAGGTGTAAGCTGCCAGAAACAACAGACAACAAGTAGGTTACAGTTCGTGCTGTAACACTCAACAGGTCACTGGCTGgtgctttttgttgttgtgataAAATGTAAACCCATGACCAACAGCAGGTAAAAGGGAAATATATCTCAATACAATTGTCGTTCAACTTACAAATTGCATAGGGAATTCTGACCTGTTCAAATAACCAGAGACAAGAACTGAGGTCTGTAGTATTATACTTTGGTGATTCTTGTTAACCAGTGAAATAATGAGTGCCGCATTTAAGGGAACATTGGACTACCGCACTATGGCGAACGAGAAACACTCGTCATCTTCTCAGTTACTAACAAGGTCCtaaatgtttttaaatttgttatcaGGGTCGCTCACGGTGCCAGTTTCGTCTCATCATCTATGAACTGACGAAAGTGTTGGTTGTGAACTGAAGAGAGTGGTGTGATTTGCTCCTTATGACCACTTCATAGTGAAACTGTGACGGATAATGATCCGATGGCTCATCACATGGATTCCGAGGCTGTTATGAAAACCTTACGTTAGCACTCTACAAGAAAAGTTTAAAACAATCTTTTTTACTGCGAATGTTAAAGCGTCAAGCACGATGGGCACTGAGGACAAAGAAAAAGGCCGAAATATCTTatgcttctttttctttggcatGCTGTCCTTCATATACGACGAAATATGTCTGATTGCAGCCGAAGACATTTTGGCAGGGTCGACAATCCCAACTGCAGTGGTGATTATATCAATAGCAATACCAGTTATACTCATAAAGCTCACAACTCCATGGTTTCTCCAACACGTTTCTTACTTCAAGAAAATAGGCCTCGTTTTCATACTTTTTCTCATGGGTTTGGCATCTTTGGTTTTGTCACCGCGCATCTCAGGACGACTTGCGGGTGTAAGCATCGTAGAATCTGGGGTGGCTACAAGTGAGATAACACTGCTTTCCCTTACCGCATTTTATGAGCACATCACAGTTAGTGCCTTCGTGGCTGGTGTGGGAGTTTCTTCGTTTGTTGGGCCTCTTTATTATACTAGTAAGTGTGATTTATTCACCAATCAAATGTCCAGATCTTGATCACATGGTAAGTCTTGAAAAAATTGGTAAGTGACACACTAGAACTGGGGTGGAGATGAGACTAAAGACTTCAATCATTCAAACTTTtcatgcttttcttttttcgctGATTTCAGATTGAAAACTGGACATAATGGTGCAATTCCTAATTGTTCATTACCACCCCTTCAAATATAGAATATGCGCGCGCGCGAAGCAAAATCTAAGAACAAGGATGAGCCGAAGAGTGGGGCGTCTTTTTTGCGATATTACAAGCCTGAGATTCAGTTCAAAACTCAGCCATATACATTATTTGATCTACAGGCTTAACGACGTGGACATGTTTATCGCCCCGAGGGACAATCATGATGACTATTCCATGGCCGCTGTTGTTCTTTGTTCTCTTCGCCCTCCTAGATAAAGAACGCTTGTTACAGATAACGTTGCCTAGCCCACGTAGCGAAGAAACTGAAGAAGACAATTCGGGACAGGACACAAAACAATTCGTGAACTTCAAAGATAAATTAAAAGTGGCGAAAAAGATATTTCCACATATTACTTTCCTCTTTATAACGTACTTCTCGGAGTATCTTTCAAACCATGCTATTTTAACAACCATTGCATTCCCAAAGGCACCTTTTCAACCGCGAGATCACTACCCTTATTATTTAATTTCGTATCAAGTTGGCAAGTTCCTCGGCAGGTCACACTTGTTCCTTGTCTCTGCTGTCTGTCCTGGTATAGTTCCCTATATCAGGGTTAGACGTACTTGGATTTTAGCACTGATAGCGTGTTTACACGGCTTTATATTCTTCCTCGCGTCTTGGTTTCGATTTATTCCAGGAGTTGAAATAATCATCGCACTTTGCTCCTCCGAAGGTTTCACTGCGGGATCCATGTACCTCAACTCTGCGCACACAGTCTCTGACTTGATAGAGAATGATGAGCGAAGAGGATTTGCCCTGAGTCTGTTAACCGTAGGAAACGCCTGCGGGAAGCTTGGGGCTGGCTTAGTAGGCTTGTTTCTTGAAAAGATCCTGAAGGAACGCTGCATTACAACCCTCAAGCTGGGGGAATACTGTTTAACAAGGCATGAACACAAGGCTGGTTGGCATAAAAATGTACACTGTTAAGTGAAAATGAAGTATTTTCTACAACTTAATAAAACCCTGACCAAGAGCAATGAAAGATTTTGAGCCCTACTTGGGTATGctttaaaatgaatgaaagatcCTTTGGATTTACTCATAACTAAATTTCGTTGACAATCTCACAATCTAGAAATTCCATTGCCATTGACAGATAAGGGCCTGGGGTGAGTTCCATTTCAGTTAGGGGAGATTTGCCACAGGGGTTAACAGAGGGTCTTCATTTTTTCCTCATCATATCTGCATCCTGCAGGAGGGGGTCAAAATCCACCATGATATGAAATGTGCCATCCTTCATTAGCTGAACTTAATATATGACCTTGAatcacaagaaaaacaaagataatCGTGTAGGCAGACTATTTTACatcagtatttaccaaatcagtggatagcaattttcgtgcattttgattggctccagtaactcggaatatccttggatattcactgttttgcaaacggagagaaaaatggcaaattgcaTGTTGtttcgcaaaagtttcagaagagaaaattaaaacagcatttttttatccatctgatttggtaaatactaaaacaactatccccctcagggtcgatGAAgcgtggtggatatatacctcgacgcttcgcgtctcggtatatatccaccacttttcACTTCCCCTTCACGGGATACTTGTATATTATCTACTTCAGCACAATTTTGCATCAGTCAATACTGTAGTAATTATGTGTATAATTTGACAGATTTATTAGAtttgttactttgcaagtgcaAGTGTGACATTTCAACTGCCTAGCTCATTTTGCATTGCATCTGCAAGAAAATAACAGGAATGGGAGAAAACAGTGCAATAATAGGATTTTAAAAGAACTCTTAGTTCACAATGAatcataaaataaataatttccTTTCACATCCCTGTCATGCTATAATTCAGTGAAACTTCAACTAATTTAATGTAGCATTGAAAAAGCACATTCATTATGCAACAGGTCAGCAGTAAAAGTAACAAATTGTTCACTGTCCCTTATTCGGCTGGCAGATGCATATTTAATATGGatattttttaacttgaaaCTAAAATCAAATTACAACATATCTCGAATTGAGTGGAACCATTTTGCAATATCCATTACAGGTCTTCTGCACTACGTTCAAAGCAGCTTTGCAGTACTACAAACAAGAGGCAATAATCATTATTACTCTCTGCATTATATCCTCCTACCAATCTCGCTCCCAGCACTCTCCTTCGCAGGTAGTTGGTGGATGGTCCTGGGAACTAGGTTGATTATTACCCATTACCCTCGCCAATGAAATGTTGAAGCCCCCTAAGTCTTTTTTTTGTGCAGTACTAGAAATATCAGGGGAGGCGTAGAAGGCATGAGATTGtacctgcaataattattgcaacctCCGAGTCAAGCAATTAAAGAGGAGGGAAGGGCTGAGGTGAGAGAAGATGGGAGGATATTTCTCTCATCCAAGTTCCTCCTTCTTTTAGCACTTCATCCAAAAGATGACACAACAGTTATCAGGGTATTAGTATAATAAATTTCTGAGCTGGGACTACAGGGAAGCATGGATGAAATTCTCCTGCTCAACTATCACTCCAAGAGAGCTTAAGTCAACCCATGTTTTGTCTTATTTAAAAGATATCCATGGCTCAGCCAAGACTCCAGCATTTCATATGAGCAATTGATCACACCCCAGGAAACCAAAGCTCTTGTGTAATTGAGAGACACTCCATAGAACAGCCTTCTCACACTGCCCTTGCGCTCTCTAAATACCGTGATGAAAGCCTTTCGGAAACTAATAAATTCTCCACCTAGCTGTTTCTGCATGTGGCTTTTGACCACATTTATTGGATAGAACAATGTACTAAGGCACGCTCCCAGCACAGCACCACTGACAAAATCACTAAAAGCATTGCCAATACTTGTCTTTGCTTCAGGAAGAGTGGATTTTATTGGTCCCCTCAAACCAAAGAACAGTACAGAAGAAGGACCATTCCTCAGGAGTATTGGAGTAAGACCACGATAATATTCACGAAATCCGTAATCTTTTCCTAAGATTTTAAACACGTCAAATGTATTTTTGAACCTTTCATTATGACCGCGATGCGATAAAAGGGTTTGTACGCGTTCAAAAGGTGTCAAAACTGCTTCTACAGTCCCAGCCAGCATAGCTGCAGATGCATTGGTAGCCGCAGAAGGTGCATTAGTTAAACACCTTGAAAGATCTTTTTGAAACTTATTGTACATGCCGAACATTAAAGCCAACGAGGTCCCTTTTTGCATCAGCGGAGGAAAGAGACCGCGGTAAATATTTGACGCCCCTTCTTTCAAGACCTGTTGTAGTGCTTTTCGAAATCTTAGCCCTTCAACCTGTTGTCGAAACATAACCTTGTAGGCAGGAAACGTTACGATTATATTTGTGGCAGCTGCTCCAGCACCACAAACAAAATGTGGCCAGTCTCTTTCATCATTCTTTCCAGTATCCGAAGAATATGTTTCTTTTGGTTGAGCTGAGTTTAAAGCCATGAAAAGGGCGTATTTCTCAACAGAAAAGCAGTTGCCCACACTAGTTTTGGCCACTcaggccgccatattggttcACTGTTGACTTCCCATGAGCCTTAGCTATACCTTTTGACGTCATGACAACAGTTTGATTGgaaaaacaacatggcggcaGGAGTGACAAGCGAACATGtaaattttgcaattttatACGCAAGATTTCGCAAATGTTGCTGGAAGTAAATCTCTTTAAAGGATACCTTGAAGTTTAAGTGGATTTTTGCGTTATGTCTGGTGCACTGGCGTCACCAAATCAGATTATAACTAGTTTAGA includes:
- the LOC136922043 gene encoding uncharacterized protein — protein: MGTEDKEKGRNILCFFFFGMLSFIYDEICLIAAEDILAGSTIPTAVVIISIAIPVILIKLTTPWFLQHVSYFKKIGLVFILFLMGLASLVLSPRISGRLAGVSIVESGVATSEITLLSLTAFYEHITVSAFVAGVGVSSFVGPLYYTSLTTWTCLSPRGTIMMTIPWPLLFFVLFALLDKERLLQITLPSPRSEETEEDNSGQDTKQFVNFKDKLKVAKKIFPHITFLFITYFSEYLSNHAILTTIAFPKAPFQPRDHYPYYLISYQVGKFLGRSHLFLVSAVCPGIVPYIRVRRTWILALIACLHGFIFFLASWFRFIPGVEIIIALCSSEGFTAGSMYLNSAHTVSDLIENDERRGFALSLLTVGNACGKLGAGLVGLFLEKILKERCITTLKLGEYCLTRHEHKAGWHKNVHC
- the LOC136922060 gene encoding mitochondrial nicotinamide adenine dinucleotide transporter SLC25A51-like, which gives rise to MALNSAQPKETYSSDTGKNDERDWPHFVCGAGAAATNIIVTFPAYKVMFRQQVEGLRFRKALQQVLKEGASNIYRGLFPPLMQKGTSLALMFGMYNKFQKDLSRCLTNAPSAATNASAAMLAGTVEAVLTPFERVQTLLSHRGHNERFKNTFDVFKILGKDYGFREYYRGLTPILLRNGPSSVLFFGLRGPIKSTLPEAKTSIGNAFSDFVSGAVLGACLSTLFYPINVVKSHMQKQLGGEFISFRKAFITVFRERKGSVRRLFYGVSLNYTRALVSWGVINCSYEMLESWLSHGYLLNKTKHGLT